A genomic stretch from Colwellia sp. Arc7-635 includes:
- the glyS gene encoding glycine--tRNA ligase subunit beta produces the protein MTTETLLIELGTEELPPKSLQTLATTFYQQIKLQLDDAKLTYSDIQWFATPRRLAVKVENLISTQADKAIEKRGPATNVAFDAEGNASKAAEGWARSNGITVAEAERLVTDKGEWLLYKTVEQGKHIEQLIPAMVNNALAKLPIPKPMRWGSGRTQFIRPVHTLTLMYGSSVIAGESLNIKSSNLVTGHRFHHEGLVALAHSNDYESVLKSAYVMVDHQARKATILQQINVAAKEIGGIALPDEELLEEVTSLVEWPVVLVGSFDEAFLNVPAEPLIYSMKDHQKYFPVTDVEGNLLNKFIFVSNIESKDPSQVIKGNEKVIRPRLADAEFFFKTDKKQTLESRLQSLESVLFQKQLGTVKAKSERIASLSEFVAEQIGDDKAMAYRAGLLSKTDLMSDMVLEFPQVQGTMGKYYAQHDGEPAAVAQALEDQYRPRFAGDALPEQTIGCAVAIADKVDTLVGIFGINQAPKGDKDPFALRRAAIGLIRIIIEKNLNLDIADLIAKSVELYQDKLSNQDVIKQVLEFVFGRYRAYYQDQNIAVDVIQAVLANAPSAPLDFDKRINAVTHFKTLAEAATLAAANKRVGNILVKFKGELFEAFDLSLATETAETELAAAFSVVKTKITPLMVAKDYQNALTELAALKQPIDNFFDNVMVMADDEQVKTNRLTLLNEIRNSFFAIADISLLQ, from the coding sequence ATGACGACAGAAACACTCCTAATAGAACTCGGTACTGAAGAGTTACCACCGAAGTCTTTACAAACTTTAGCAACAACGTTCTACCAACAAATTAAATTACAGTTAGATGATGCAAAACTGACTTACTCAGATATTCAGTGGTTTGCAACGCCAAGAAGACTGGCTGTAAAAGTTGAAAACTTAATTTCAACACAAGCCGACAAAGCGATTGAAAAGCGCGGGCCAGCTACTAATGTAGCATTTGATGCTGAAGGTAATGCAAGTAAAGCAGCTGAAGGTTGGGCACGCTCAAACGGTATTACTGTCGCTGAAGCCGAGCGCTTGGTAACAGATAAAGGTGAATGGTTACTTTATAAAACTGTTGAGCAAGGTAAGCATATTGAGCAGCTAATACCTGCCATGGTTAATAATGCCTTAGCAAAATTACCGATCCCAAAACCTATGCGTTGGGGCTCAGGTAGAACACAATTTATTCGTCCTGTGCATACGTTAACGTTAATGTATGGCTCGAGTGTTATTGCTGGTGAGTCGTTAAATATTAAGTCTAGTAACTTAGTGACGGGTCATCGCTTTCATCATGAAGGTTTAGTTGCTTTAGCACATTCTAATGATTATGAAAGTGTTCTTAAATCAGCTTATGTTATGGTTGATCATCAAGCTCGTAAAGCAACTATATTGCAGCAAATTAACGTCGCAGCAAAAGAGATTGGTGGTATTGCCTTACCAGATGAAGAATTACTAGAAGAAGTGACTTCACTTGTTGAGTGGCCTGTAGTGCTTGTTGGTAGCTTTGATGAAGCATTTTTGAATGTGCCAGCTGAGCCACTTATTTACTCAATGAAAGATCACCAAAAATATTTCCCTGTTACTGATGTTGAAGGTAACTTGTTGAATAAATTCATATTTGTTTCAAATATTGAAAGTAAAGATCCAAGCCAAGTTATCAAAGGTAATGAAAAAGTTATTCGTCCACGTTTAGCTGATGCGGAGTTTTTCTTTAAAACTGATAAAAAACAAACGCTTGAGTCAAGATTGCAAAGTTTAGAGTCTGTTTTATTTCAAAAACAACTCGGTACTGTTAAAGCAAAATCTGAACGTATCGCAAGTTTAAGTGAATTTGTTGCTGAACAAATTGGCGATGACAAAGCGATGGCTTATCGTGCGGGTCTATTAAGTAAAACCGATTTAATGTCAGATATGGTGCTTGAATTTCCACAGGTGCAAGGCACTATGGGGAAATACTATGCCCAGCATGATGGTGAGCCTGCTGCAGTAGCACAAGCATTAGAAGATCAATACCGTCCTCGTTTTGCTGGTGACGCTTTACCTGAGCAAACGATAGGTTGCGCTGTAGCTATTGCTGATAAAGTCGATACTTTAGTAGGTATCTTCGGTATTAACCAAGCACCTAAAGGTGACAAAGACCCATTTGCACTTCGTCGTGCGGCTATTGGTTTAATTCGTATTATCATTGAGAAAAACCTTAACTTAGATATTGCAGATTTAATTGCTAAAAGTGTTGAGCTTTATCAAGATAAACTATCGAACCAAGATGTCATTAAACAAGTACTTGAGTTTGTTTTTGGGCGCTATCGTGCATATTACCAAGACCAAAATATTGCTGTTGATGTCATACAAGCTGTTTTAGCTAATGCACCATCAGCACCATTAGATTTTGATAAGCGCATTAACGCAGTAACACATTTTAAAACGCTAGCCGAAGCCGCAACATTAGCCGCAGCAAATAAGCGTGTTGGTAATATTCTGGTTAAATTTAAAGGTGAATTATTCGAAGCCTTTGATCTTAGTTTAGCGACAGAAACTGCAGAGACTGAACTTGCTGCAGCTTTTTCAGTGGTTAAAACTAAGATAACACCGTTAATGGTGGCTAAAGATTACCAAAATGCTCTAACCGAACTAGCGGCATTGAAGCAACCGATAGATAACTTTTTTGATAATGTCATGGTGATGGCAGATGATGAACAAGTTAAAACCAATCGATTGACGTTATTAAATGAAATTCGTAATAGCTTCTTTGCTATCGCGGATATTTCGTTATTGCAATAA
- a CDS encoding alpha/beta hydrolase, producing the protein MLNSSDVLIRNNVKVIGTGDRTLFIAHGFGCDQNMWRFITPELAKHFTVILFDYVGSGASDISQYNLKRYGKLEGYAEDIIEICEALQLTDAIFIGHSVSSIIGAIAAIEKPTLFSKLIMICPSPCFLNIPPDYFGGFEKEDLHELLNLMDKNYIGWANYLAPLVMGSTNSDELIGELSGSFCSTDPVIAKNFAVATFLSDYRYLLKDINHPTLIIQSDNDALAATTVGEFIADEIVNSKLNLIEGDGHCLHMTHPDAVVNAIIEYTK; encoded by the coding sequence ATGCTAAATTCAAGTGATGTACTGATTAGGAATAATGTCAAAGTAATAGGAACAGGGGATAGAACATTATTTATCGCACATGGCTTTGGTTGTGATCAAAATATGTGGCGTTTCATCACCCCGGAATTAGCAAAGCACTTTACTGTTATTTTATTTGATTATGTTGGTTCAGGTGCTTCAGATATATCTCAATATAACTTAAAACGTTACGGCAAGCTTGAAGGGTATGCTGAGGACATTATTGAAATATGTGAAGCTTTACAATTAACTGATGCTATTTTTATAGGTCATTCGGTTAGTAGTATTATTGGGGCTATTGCTGCTATCGAAAAACCAACATTATTCTCTAAGTTGATAATGATTTGTCCTTCTCCATGCTTCTTAAATATTCCACCTGACTACTTTGGTGGTTTTGAAAAAGAAGACCTACATGAGTTACTTAATTTAATGGATAAAAATTATATCGGTTGGGCTAATTACTTAGCACCGCTGGTGATGGGATCAACAAATTCTGATGAACTTATTGGTGAGCTATCAGGCAGCTTTTGTTCTACAGACCCCGTTATTGCAAAGAACTTTGCCGTAGCAACTTTCTTATCAGATTATAGATATCTATTAAAAGATATTAATCATCCGACGCTGATTATACAAAGTGATAATGATGCCTTAGCTGCAACAACAGTCGGTGAGTTTATAGCGGATGAAATAGTTAATAGTAAACTTAACCTTATAGAGGGTGATGGTCATTGTTTACATATGACTCATCCTGATGCTGTGGTAAATGCGATAATCGAGTATACAAAATAA
- a CDS encoding diguanylate cyclase, translating into MKINQLDRDTESKHFLDSFPSGALVTDASKTITYVNSYFTSELLWKPGELIGKSADDIFTQSSQIFFQSYLVPMLLHEKICQEMQLIIFNAKGQRIPITVNASAGDDGCIYWSFFNSSKRDKLYDELIKTRETLQEQAEKLKLLASTDDLTQLLNRREMKYRCALVLEQSVRSHQSVGLLMLDIDYFKRINDRFGHLEGDRVLKELGQLLKVFGRKTDLISRFGGEEFLIMLQDTSRSDMLGFCDRLHELIAQINVGDKELTVSIGASISAEKISFTDLFFQADTAVYKAKELGRNRTEFYTP; encoded by the coding sequence ATGAAAATTAATCAGCTCGATAGAGATACGGAATCTAAACACTTCCTAGATAGCTTTCCATCAGGTGCGTTAGTTACAGATGCTTCAAAAACGATTACCTACGTGAATTCATACTTTACCAGCGAATTATTATGGAAGCCGGGCGAATTGATTGGTAAAAGTGCTGATGACATATTCACACAATCGTCTCAAATATTTTTTCAAAGCTATTTAGTGCCTATGCTTTTACATGAAAAAATATGCCAAGAAATGCAGCTGATTATATTTAATGCTAAAGGTCAACGTATCCCGATAACCGTTAATGCTAGTGCCGGTGATGATGGCTGTATTTACTGGAGTTTTTTTAATTCATCTAAACGAGATAAACTTTATGATGAGTTAATAAAAACCAGAGAAACACTTCAGGAGCAAGCAGAAAAACTTAAATTACTTGCTTCAACGGATGACTTGACACAGTTACTAAATAGAAGAGAAATGAAATATAGGTGTGCTCTAGTACTTGAACAGTCAGTCAGATCTCATCAGTCTGTAGGCTTGTTAATGTTAGATATTGATTATTTTAAAAGAATTAATGACCGTTTTGGTCATTTAGAAGGTGATAGAGTATTGAAAGAGCTTGGCCAATTACTCAAGGTTTTTGGCCGAAAAACTGATCTTATTTCTCGCTTTGGCGGAGAAGAGTTTTTGATCATGTTACAGGACACTAGTAGAAGTGATATGTTAGGTTTTTGTGATAGGTTACATGAGTTAATTGCTCAAATTAATGTTGGCGATAAAGAGTTAACTGTCAGTATTGGTGCGAGCATTTCTGCGGAGAAAATTTCATTTACAGATTTATTTTTCCAAGCAGATACCGCGGTATATAAAGCGAAAGAACTTGGCAGGAATCGAACAGAATTTTATACCCCCTAA
- the tusA gene encoding sulfurtransferase TusA translates to MTSSYLLDTDHQLDAIGLRCPEPVMMLRLKIRKMEVGETLLVSADDPSTARDIPSFCRFMEHQLIYQKTETVPFKYVIKKGL, encoded by the coding sequence ATGACCTCTAGTTATTTACTTGATACAGACCACCAATTAGATGCTATTGGGCTTCGCTGTCCAGAGCCAGTAATGATGCTTCGTCTAAAAATTCGTAAAATGGAAGTTGGAGAAACGTTACTAGTGAGTGCTGATGACCCATCAACCGCAAGAGATATCCCAAGTTTTTGTCGCTTTATGGAACATCAACTTATCTATCAAAAAACAGAAACAGTACCTTTTAAATATGTCATTAAAAAAGGTTTATGA
- a CDS encoding transglycosylase SLT domain-containing protein — MPLGSFRFIKIILLSGLLAATTAFADGDNLQRKTFLQAEKQVWNSNSATYQNLYNQLHYYPLQPYLDQKRLMANIKLSSTAEIDGFLEKYEGTPLDWPLRKKWLRYLAKRNKSVLFQNFYKPTSNAELTCQYYRYQLQSGIPAEKILPNVSSLWVVGKSQPKACDPLFKLWQQAGYRSNDLIWQRIVLSADGGKHTLIPYLTQLLPKSEQYLAQLWHKVRRDPSYIKHLAKFKNKTAKEAEIVTYGLKRLIWRAPEQALDTYKLAQALLPFTEQQQQQITLKFALALASKNHADAAAWLESVDDNLFNSNLTQWYITDALRDQNWQHIKTKLLKLPETAQASLKWRYWYSRSLLETDEVIQGELLLKELALSRHYYGFLAASHLNKAANFQNIPLEVSAEEKALIVKSPEAKRAFELFAIGRFHHARQEWNYWLSKLNDRDKLVASKVANEMQWYDRAIFTLAKVGYLNDVGLRFPLGFESDITHYAGNQKINPAWAFAIARRESSFMSDANSPAGAKGLMQLMPGTAKQLARKTVSQRYLLNAKNNIKLGTKYLRKLLDRHDGNQVLATAAYNAGPHRVKSWLKNAESLPADVWIETIPFKETREYVKSVLAYQQIYQHKVGQDGSLFDQIIAMNINE; from the coding sequence ATGCCGTTAGGTAGTTTCCGATTTATTAAAATAATTTTACTCAGTGGTTTATTAGCGGCTACTACCGCTTTTGCTGATGGCGATAATTTACAGCGAAAAACTTTCTTACAAGCTGAAAAGCAAGTTTGGAATAGTAACTCAGCCACTTATCAAAACCTCTACAACCAACTGCACTATTATCCTTTACAGCCTTATCTTGATCAAAAAAGGTTAATGGCAAATATTAAATTATCATCGACAGCCGAGATTGATGGTTTTTTAGAAAAGTATGAGGGGACACCACTTGATTGGCCATTGAGAAAAAAATGGCTACGTTATCTAGCTAAGCGTAATAAGTCGGTGCTATTTCAAAACTTCTATAAACCGACTAGTAATGCCGAGCTTACTTGCCAGTATTATCGTTACCAATTGCAGTCAGGTATACCAGCAGAAAAAATATTACCTAACGTTAGTTCGCTTTGGGTGGTTGGTAAATCACAACCTAAAGCTTGTGATCCTCTATTTAAGTTGTGGCAGCAGGCAGGCTACCGATCAAACGACTTAATATGGCAGCGTATTGTATTATCAGCCGATGGAGGTAAACATACCTTAATTCCCTATCTAACCCAATTGTTACCTAAAAGTGAGCAATATTTAGCCCAACTTTGGCATAAAGTGCGTCGTGACCCTTCATACATTAAACATTTAGCAAAGTTTAAAAATAAAACGGCTAAAGAAGCTGAAATCGTTACTTATGGCTTAAAGCGGCTTATATGGCGTGCACCTGAACAAGCTCTTGATACCTACAAATTAGCGCAAGCTTTATTGCCATTTACCGAGCAGCAGCAACAACAAATTACACTCAAGTTTGCTTTAGCATTAGCCAGTAAAAACCATGCTGATGCCGCTGCATGGTTAGAGAGCGTCGATGACAACTTATTTAATAGTAACTTAACGCAATGGTATATAACCGACGCACTGCGTGATCAAAACTGGCAACACATCAAGACTAAATTATTGAAATTACCCGAAACAGCTCAAGCAAGTTTGAAGTGGCGTTATTGGTATAGCAGAAGTTTGCTAGAAACAGACGAGGTAATACAAGGTGAGTTGTTATTAAAAGAGTTGGCTTTGAGCCGCCATTACTATGGCTTTTTAGCCGCAAGCCATTTAAATAAAGCGGCTAACTTTCAGAATATACCGCTAGAAGTGAGTGCTGAAGAAAAGGCCTTAATTGTCAAAAGTCCTGAAGCGAAAAGGGCGTTTGAGTTATTTGCTATTGGGCGCTTTCATCATGCTCGTCAAGAATGGAATTATTGGCTGTCAAAACTTAACGACCGTGACAAGTTAGTTGCCTCAAAGGTCGCTAATGAAATGCAGTGGTATGACCGTGCAATATTCACCTTAGCTAAGGTGGGTTATCTAAATGATGTTGGTTTGCGTTTTCCGCTGGGTTTTGAAAGTGATATCACGCATTACGCAGGTAATCAAAAAATTAACCCGGCTTGGGCGTTTGCGATTGCACGCAGAGAAAGCTCATTTATGTCAGACGCTAACTCTCCTGCTGGTGCTAAAGGCTTGATGCAGTTAATGCCTGGCACAGCAAAGCAGCTAGCTCGCAAAACAGTTTCTCAACGTTATTTATTAAATGCGAAGAATAATATTAAATTAGGCACGAAATATTTACGTAAATTACTCGACCGACATGATGGTAATCAGGTACTCGCAACCGCGGCTTATAACGCTGGACCTCATCGAGTGAAAAGTTGGTTAAAGAACGCAGAGTCATTGCCTGCCGATGTTTGGATTGAAACCATTCCATTTAAAGAGACACGAGAATATGTAAAAAGTGTTTTAGCTTATCAGCAAATTTACCAGCATAAAGTGGGTCAAGACGGCTCTTTATTTGATCAAATTATCGCAATGAACATAAATGAATAG
- the pepQ gene encoding Xaa-Pro dipeptidase gives MNTLANQYPAHVAELQKRTKAVLTRENLEGLVIHSGQEIKAFLDDNSYPFRVNPHFKAWLPLVDVANCWLLVNGTDKPTLIYYQPVDFWHKVIGLAEDYWNEFFDIKILAKASEVDKLLPYDKKAFAYIGAHIEVAKALGFEHINPEPMINYLHFHRAYKTSYEQECMRRSNAIAVKGHKAAKAAFFDGASEYDIQHAYLKATDHVESETPYGNIVALNKNTSILHYTALDRGVPQAHRSFLLDAGANFHGYASDITRTYSFKRDRFAELIARMDVLMLNAVDGLKPGLSYVDLHIATYREIGKVLREFNFINVDVDTAVESGIISTFFPHGLGHHLGLQVHDVGGFMADERGTHVNTPEQHGFLRTSRVIETNQVFTIEPGLYFIDSLLADLKQSAHGKMVNWQEVDAMRPFGGIRIEDNIIVHQSHNENMTRDFDLS, from the coding sequence ATGAATACATTAGCTAACCAATACCCAGCTCACGTAGCTGAGTTACAAAAACGAACTAAAGCTGTTTTAACAAGAGAGAATCTTGAAGGTTTAGTCATTCACTCTGGCCAAGAAATTAAAGCATTCTTAGATGACAACAGTTATCCCTTTCGTGTGAACCCACATTTTAAAGCGTGGTTACCATTAGTTGACGTAGCAAATTGTTGGCTACTAGTGAATGGTACAGATAAACCAACACTAATATATTATCAACCTGTTGATTTTTGGCATAAAGTTATTGGTTTGGCTGAAGATTATTGGAATGAATTTTTCGATATCAAGATTCTAGCTAAAGCCAGTGAAGTTGATAAATTATTGCCTTATGATAAAAAAGCTTTTGCTTATATTGGTGCACATATTGAAGTTGCTAAAGCCTTAGGGTTTGAACATATTAATCCTGAACCAATGATTAATTATTTGCACTTTCATCGTGCTTATAAAACATCGTATGAGCAAGAATGTATGCGTCGCTCTAATGCTATAGCGGTTAAGGGACATAAAGCAGCAAAAGCAGCATTTTTTGATGGTGCCTCAGAATATGATATTCAACATGCCTATTTAAAAGCGACTGATCATGTTGAAAGTGAAACTCCTTATGGCAATATTGTTGCGTTAAATAAGAATACCTCGATATTACATTACACCGCTTTAGACCGTGGTGTTCCACAAGCACACCGTTCTTTTCTACTTGATGCCGGTGCTAATTTTCACGGTTATGCCTCAGACATTACTCGGACCTATTCTTTTAAGCGAGATCGCTTTGCTGAGTTAATTGCACGCATGGACGTGTTAATGCTTAACGCAGTTGATGGTTTGAAACCGGGACTTAGTTATGTTGATTTACACATCGCAACATATCGTGAAATAGGTAAGGTTTTACGAGAGTTTAATTTTATTAATGTTGATGTTGATACGGCTGTAGAAAGTGGCATTATTTCAACTTTCTTCCCACACGGCTTAGGTCATCACTTAGGTTTACAAGTACATGATGTTGGCGGTTTTATGGCTGATGAACGTGGTACTCATGTTAATACGCCAGAGCAGCACGGTTTTTTACGTACCTCACGTGTAATAGAAACGAATCAAGTTTTTACCATTGAACCTGGTTTATATTTTATTGACTCATTATTGGCTGATCTAAAACAGTCGGCTCATGGCAAAATGGTGAACTGGCAAGAAGTTGATGCTATGCGTCCATTTGGTGGCATAAGAATCGAAGATAATATAATCGTGCATCAATCTCATAATGAAAACATGACTAGGGATTTTGACTTAAGTTAA
- a CDS encoding YigZ family protein, protein MSAPYQIAAEEIIDETIVTRSRFICYLKPCASTADAKTFIKSLQVMHPQANHHCYAFIAGRPENSQLYGFSDDGEPSGTAGKPMLAMLMGSEIGELCAVVVRYFGGTKLGPGGLQRAYGGSVRQALALLPTKLKIPMVRKTLACQYTQINDVLYFLDQCGGEIIQQDYNENIELTLALPDEKIDVFQQQLQTMSAGQLTLQPLTKKQ, encoded by the coding sequence ATGTCTGCACCTTATCAGATAGCGGCCGAAGAGATTATTGATGAAACGATAGTCACGCGTAGCCGCTTTATTTGCTACCTAAAACCTTGCGCTAGTACTGCTGATGCTAAAACTTTTATTAAAAGTTTACAGGTAATGCACCCACAAGCTAATCACCACTGCTATGCTTTTATTGCTGGCAGGCCTGAAAATAGTCAATTATATGGTTTTTCTGATGATGGTGAACCGTCAGGTACCGCCGGTAAACCTATGTTGGCGATGTTAATGGGGAGCGAGATCGGAGAGCTTTGTGCTGTTGTTGTTAGATACTTTGGCGGCACAAAACTAGGTCCCGGCGGTTTACAGCGAGCTTATGGTGGTAGTGTTAGGCAAGCTTTGGCGCTTTTACCGACAAAACTGAAAATTCCGATGGTACGCAAAACACTAGCGTGTCAATATACACAAATAAATGATGTTTTATATTTTCTTGATCAATGTGGTGGAGAAATTATTCAGCAAGACTACAATGAAAATATTGAGCTTACTCTCGCATTACCTGATGAAAAAATTGATGTTTTCCAACAACAATTACAAACAATGTCAGCAGGGCAATTAACTCTTCAACCCCTAACTAAAAAGCAATAA
- a CDS encoding TrkH family potassium uptake protein yields MQFKNIIRILGLLVALLSVTMLPPALISLIYRDGGGVSFLMSFIFCLVAGLLAWYPYRMEKSDLRAREGFLIVVLFWTVLASFSAIPLLLLEEPNLSLADAFFESFSGLTTTGATILTKIDGLPHAVLWYRQQLQWLGGMGIIVLAVAILPMLGIGGMQLYRAETPGPVKDSKMTPRIADTAKHLWLIYVTLTVACALSYWAAGMNLFDALCHSFSTVAIGGFSTHDLSMGYFDSPLINFICVFFLLVSGVNFALHFAVVHSRSLRSYFYDSEFKAFLSIQFVLILVCFLVLTSFNVYQSGFENFEQAMFHAVSMSTTAGFSAASADEVAFSNWPTLLPILLIFSSFIGGCASSTGGGMKVIRVLLLYLQGIRELNKLVHPKAVFTIKLGKKALPNRVVEAVWGFFSAYAAVFVICMLLLLAAGMEDISAFTAVAACLNNLGPGLGQVAANFADINDFSKWVLVVAMLFGRLEIFTLLVLFTPAFWRT; encoded by the coding sequence GTGCAATTTAAAAATATCATCCGAATATTAGGACTATTAGTCGCTTTACTGAGTGTTACTATGCTGCCGCCTGCTTTAATTTCTCTTATTTATCGAGATGGTGGTGGTGTTTCTTTCTTAATGTCGTTTATTTTTTGCTTAGTGGCAGGCTTATTAGCTTGGTACCCCTATCGAATGGAGAAGAGCGATTTAAGGGCGAGAGAAGGCTTTTTAATTGTGGTACTTTTTTGGACCGTGCTCGCGAGTTTCTCAGCCATACCTTTATTGTTACTAGAAGAACCCAACCTTTCCCTTGCTGACGCATTTTTTGAGTCTTTTTCTGGGTTAACGACAACGGGGGCCACGATTTTAACTAAAATTGATGGCTTACCACATGCTGTGCTCTGGTATCGTCAACAGCTACAGTGGCTAGGTGGTATGGGGATTATTGTTTTAGCTGTCGCTATATTACCTATGTTAGGTATCGGTGGTATGCAGCTGTATCGTGCAGAAACGCCTGGACCAGTGAAAGATTCAAAAATGACGCCCCGTATCGCAGATACTGCCAAACATTTATGGCTGATCTACGTAACATTAACCGTTGCTTGTGCATTGAGTTATTGGGCTGCTGGGATGAATCTATTTGATGCTTTGTGTCACTCTTTTTCTACCGTTGCTATTGGCGGATTTTCGACTCATGACTTAAGTATGGGTTATTTCGACAGTCCATTGATCAACTTTATTTGTGTGTTTTTCTTACTGGTTTCTGGGGTGAATTTTGCACTACATTTTGCCGTAGTCCATAGTCGTTCATTGCGCAGTTATTTTTATGATTCAGAGTTTAAAGCCTTTTTAAGTATTCAATTTGTTTTGATTCTGGTGTGCTTTTTAGTACTGACGAGTTTTAACGTCTATCAATCTGGCTTCGAAAACTTTGAGCAGGCAATGTTTCATGCTGTTTCTATGAGTACTACCGCTGGATTTTCTGCTGCATCTGCAGATGAAGTCGCTTTTTCAAATTGGCCAACGTTACTGCCCATTCTGTTGATTTTCTCTAGCTTTATTGGTGGCTGTGCCAGCAGTACTGGTGGAGGCATGAAGGTTATTCGTGTTTTGTTACTATATTTACAAGGTATACGAGAGCTCAATAAATTAGTTCATCCCAAAGCTGTTTTTACTATTAAGCTAGGTAAAAAAGCCTTACCTAATCGCGTTGTAGAAGCCGTATGGGGATTCTTTTCTGCATATGCCGCGGTATTTGTTATTTGTATGTTATTGCTTTTAGCCGCAGGAATGGAAGATATTTCGGCCTTTACCGCCGTTGCCGCATGCTTGAATAACCTTGGCCCGGGCTTAGGGCAGGTTGCGGCAAACTTTGCTGATATTAATGATTTTAGTAAATGGGTTTTAGTTGTCGCTATGCTATTCGGGCGTTTAGAGATATTCACCTTGCTGGTGTTATTCACACCAGCATTTTGGCGAACTTAA
- the trkA gene encoding Trk system potassium transporter TrkA codes for MKIIIIGAGQVGGTLAENLVGEKNDITLIDTNSETLRELQDKMDLRVVTGHGSHPDVLKQAGAEDAELIVAVTNDDATNMIACQICYSLFNTANKIARIRSSKILKYQKELFQNKNIPVDHVIAPEQLVTRDIARLIDYPGALQVLEFAEGKVSLVAVKAYYGGLLVGHALSTLREHIPNIETRVAAIYRNGKPIRPLGTTVIEADDEVFFIAASIHIRAVMNELQKLEAPYKKIMIAGGGNIGAGLARLLEKNHQVKLIEHSAKRAAFLASELSDTLVFAGDSSDQELLMEEHIDQFDVFIAVTNDDEANIMSSLLAKRLGVRKAMVLIQRSAYIDLVHGSDIDIAVSPQHATISALLTHVRRGNINNVYSLRGGAAEAIEIVAKGDENSSKVIGKTIQQIKLPPGTTIGAVVRDDEVIIAHSNTKIQAEDHVVLFLVNKRYISDVETLFQLDAIAFF; via the coding sequence ATGAAAATAATAATTATTGGTGCTGGGCAAGTTGGTGGAACTTTAGCTGAAAATCTTGTTGGCGAAAAAAACGATATAACGCTAATCGACACGAACAGCGAAACCTTGCGTGAATTGCAAGACAAGATGGATTTGCGTGTTGTTACTGGGCATGGCTCACACCCTGATGTATTAAAACAAGCAGGCGCTGAAGATGCTGAATTAATTGTTGCGGTCACCAACGACGATGCCACTAACATGATTGCCTGCCAAATTTGTTATTCGTTATTTAACACTGCAAACAAAATTGCTCGAATTCGTTCGAGTAAAATACTTAAATATCAAAAAGAACTGTTTCAAAATAAAAATATTCCCGTTGATCATGTTATTGCACCTGAGCAACTTGTTACCCGAGATATCGCTCGTTTAATTGATTATCCTGGCGCATTACAAGTACTAGAATTTGCCGAAGGTAAAGTCAGCTTAGTTGCGGTTAAAGCTTATTATGGTGGTTTACTAGTAGGTCATGCCCTCTCTACTTTACGAGAGCATATTCCTAATATCGAAACCCGTGTTGCGGCAATCTATCGTAACGGTAAACCTATTCGTCCGCTTGGCACAACGGTTATAGAAGCCGATGATGAAGTGTTCTTTATTGCTGCTTCGATCCACATTCGTGCCGTAATGAACGAACTGCAAAAATTGGAAGCTCCTTATAAGAAAATAATGATCGCTGGCGGTGGTAATATCGGTGCAGGTTTAGCTCGTTTGTTAGAGAAAAACCATCAGGTAAAATTAATAGAGCACTCGGCTAAGCGTGCCGCATTTCTAGCTTCTGAATTAAGTGATACCTTAGTGTTTGCTGGTGACTCTTCAGATCAAGAATTACTCATGGAAGAACACATCGATCAATTTGACGTTTTTATTGCTGTTACCAACGATGATGAAGCTAATATCATGTCATCATTACTAGCAAAACGCCTAGGTGTGCGTAAAGCGATGGTTTTAATTCAACGTAGTGCGTACATAGATTTAGTGCATGGCAGTGATATTGATATTGCCGTATCGCCGCAACATGCGACCATTTCGGCTTTATTAACCCATGTTCGTCGAGGTAATATAAACAACGTTTATAGTTTACGTGGTGGTGCAGCTGAAGCGATTGAAATAGTTGCAAAAGGTGATGAAAATTCATCGAAAGTGATAGGGAAAACCATTCAACAAATTAAGCTACCGCCAGGTACTACCATCGGTGCTGTCGTTCGTGATGATGAAGTGATCATTGCTCATTCAAATACCAAAATTCAAGCAGAAGATCATGTGGTACTATTTTTGGTAAATAAACGCTATATCAGTGATGTGGAAACGCTATTCCAACTGGACGCAATAGCGTTTTTCTAA